A stretch of Linepithema humile isolate Giens D197 chromosome 3, Lhum_UNIL_v1.0, whole genome shotgun sequence DNA encodes these proteins:
- the sw gene encoding cytoplasmic dynein 1 intermediate chain isoform X15, with the protein MMSDRKAELERKKAKLQAIREEKERRRREKEQKDVEEATVRAAGTDKDQRKEIDAMLSSLGVAPVSDVLSSLSSMSSLTPEQSANATPDASLQPSSINSAQSAGRRKNRELTIVSVAHTNIPPKEPVVYSKQTQTIQTTHTSHDGYFETDWWRPRKGGSAPNYLYEYNLNPGLEWEDEFTAEDEENSLPHMDGFQSKLPPGILPHGLPQVKEVQPAVTQVEQEKQKEKPKKEVRELSEEEKQMIILSEDFQRFLDRTSRIVERALGESVDIYTDYTGTMDGEDGMDEKSHQRLWLNRSFICERWSRNRCVTSMDWSPQFPELLAASYNNNDDTPNDPDGVCLIWNTKFKKTTPEFIFHCQSPVMSTTFARFHPNLILGGTYSGQIVLWDNRVQKRTPIQRTPLSATAHTHPVYCLSVVGTQNAHNLISISTDGKLCSWSLDMLSQPQEALELHTKQSKAIAATCLAFPHGDVNNFVMGSEDGTVYSACRHGSRAGLTETYEGHQGPVTGISAHAVQGGIDFSHLFLTSSLDWTIKLWSLKENKPLYSFEHNGDYVYDVAWSPTHPALFASVDDSGRLDLWNLNQDTEVPTASVVVDGCPALNRVSWTPSGLHVTVGDDTGKIWVYDVAEHLAHPRLDEWNKFLYTQQDLKNNKADEELDKLNLSSGPSSLTSMTSISSVPLR; encoded by the exons ATGATGTCTGATCGGAAAGCTGAGTTAGAGAGGAAGAAGGCAAAACTGCAGGCTATTagggaagaaaaagaaaggcgCAGAAGGGAAAAAGAACAGAAAgat GTAGAGGAAGCAACTGTCCGTGCTGCCGGCACGGATAAAGATCAACGCAAGGAGATAGATGCAATGTTGTCCTCCTTGGGTGTAGCACCGGTATCAG ATGTACTGTCTAGTTTATCTAGCATGAGTTCTTTAACACCTGAACAAAGTGCCAATGCTACACCAGATGCCAGTTTACAACCATCTAGTATAAACTCTGCTCAAAG TGCAGGACGAAGGAAGAATCGGGAGCTCACAATCGTTTCCGTGGCGCATACAAACATTCCTCCGAAGGAACCAGTTGTCTACAGCAAGCAAACGCAAACCATTCAGACAACGCACACATCCCACGACG GCTACTTTGAGACTGACTGGTGGCGTCCCAGGAAAGGTGGGTCTGCACCAAACTACCTAT ACGAGTACAATCTAAATCCTGGTTTAGAATGGGAGGACGAATTTACAG CCGAAGACGAGGAAAACAGCTTGCCGCACATGGACGGTTTCCAGAGTAAGCTTCCACCAGGAATTCTTCCTCATGGATTGCCGCAGGTTAAAGAAGTCCAGCCTGCTGTTACACAGGTAGAGCAAGagaaacagaaagaaaaaCCGAAGAAGGAAG TACGAGAGCTTAGCGAAGAGGAGAAGCAAATGATTATCTTATCGGAGGACTTTCAACGATTTCTCGATCGTACTAGCAGGATTGTGGAGAGAGCATTGGGTGAATCTGTCGATATCTATACCGATTACACCGGCACAATGGACGGTGAAGATGGAAT GGACGAGAAGAGTCACCAACGACTCTGGCTAAATCGTTCGTTCATCTGCGAACGATGGTCCCGTAATCGTTGTGTGACTTCCATGGACTGGTCGCCGCAATTCCCCGAGCTTTTAGCAGCTTCGTATAATAACAATGATGACACACCGAACGATCCCGATGGAGTCTGTCTAATCTGGAACACGAAATTCAAGAAAACAACCCCGGAGTTTATCTTCCATTGTCAGTCACCCGTTATGTCTACCACGTTTGCCAGATTCCATCCGAATTTGATCCTGGGCGGCACTTACTCCGGCCAGATTGTACTTTGGGACAACCGAGTACAGAAGAGAACTCCAATTCAACGCACTCCATTGTCCGCTACCGCGCACACT CATCCGGTATACTGTTTGAGCGTCGTTGGAACGCAAAACGCGCACAATTTGATCAGTATTTCGACCGATGGCAAATTGTGCTCATGGAGTCTAGACATGTTGTCACAACCACAAGAGGCATTGGAATTACACACGAAGCAGTCGAAGGCGATTGCCGCCACGTGCTTGGCCTTTCCGCACGGTGACGTTAACAATTTCGTAATGGGAAGCGAGGACGGGACCGTTTATTCAG CCTGTCGACACGGTAGCCGCGCCGGATTGACGGAAACGTACGAAGGTCATCAAGGACCAGTCACTGGCATTAGCGCACACGCGGTGCAGGGTGGAATAGATTTCTCCCATCTGTTTCTAACATCCTCCCTCGACTGGACCATCAAACTCTGGAGTTTGAAAGAAAACAAGCCGCTATACTCTTTCGAACACAATGGTGACTATGTCTACGACGTCGCCTGGTCACCGACGCATCCGGCATTATTCGCTTCCGTTGACGATTCGGGCAGACTAGATCTGTGGAATCTGAACCAAGATACAGAGGTACCTACCGCCAGCGTCGTGGTCGACGGGTGTCCAGCTCTGAACAGAGTGTCTTGGACGCCGAGCGGGTTGCATGTTACCGTCGGTGACGATACTGGTAAAATATGGGTCTATGATGTCGCAGAG caTTTAGCTCATCCAAGGCTCGACGAATGGAACAAGTTCTTGTACACGCAACAGGATCTGAAGAACAACAAGGCGGATGAAGAACTGGATAAACTTAATCTTAGTTCCGGCCCGTCTTCTTTAACCTCTATGACATCCATTTCTTCAGTTCCtctgagataa
- the sw gene encoding cytoplasmic dynein 1 intermediate chain isoform X14, whose protein sequence is MMSDRKAELERKKAKLQAIREEKERRRREKEQKDVEEATVRAAGTDKDQRKEIDAMLSSLGVAPVSDVLSSLSSMSSLTPEQSANATPDASLQPSSINSAQSAGRRKNRELTIVSVAHTNIPPKEPVVYSKQTQTIQTTHTSHDGYFETDWWRPRKAHAFDYYDEYNLNPGLEWEDEFTVLTFDDGQAEDEENSLPHMDGFQSKLPPGILPHGLPQVKEVQPAVTQVEQEKQKEKPKKEVRELSEEEKQMIILSEDFQRFLDRTSRIVERALGESVDIYTDYTGTMDGEDGMDEKSHQRLWLNRSFICERWSRNRCVTSMDWSPQFPELLAASYNNNDDTPNDPDGVCLIWNTKFKKTTPEFIFHCQSPVMSTTFARFHPNLILGGTYSGQIVLWDNRVQKRTPIQRTPLSATAHTHPVYCLSVVGTQNAHNLISISTDGKLCSWSLDMLSQPQEALELHTKQSKAIAATCLAFPHGDVNNFVMGSEDGTVYSACRHGSRAGLTETYEGHQGPVTGISAHAVQGGIDFSHLFLTSSLDWTIKLWSLKENKPLYSFEHNGDYVYDVAWSPTHPALFASVDDSGRLDLWNLNQDTEVPTASVVVDGCPALNRVSWTPSGLHVTVGDDTGKIWVYDVAEHLAHPRLDEWNKFLYTQQDLKNNKADEELDKLNLSSGPSSLTSMTSISSVPLR, encoded by the exons ATGATGTCTGATCGGAAAGCTGAGTTAGAGAGGAAGAAGGCAAAACTGCAGGCTATTagggaagaaaaagaaaggcgCAGAAGGGAAAAAGAACAGAAAgat GTAGAGGAAGCAACTGTCCGTGCTGCCGGCACGGATAAAGATCAACGCAAGGAGATAGATGCAATGTTGTCCTCCTTGGGTGTAGCACCGGTATCAG ATGTACTGTCTAGTTTATCTAGCATGAGTTCTTTAACACCTGAACAAAGTGCCAATGCTACACCAGATGCCAGTTTACAACCATCTAGTATAAACTCTGCTCAAAG TGCAGGACGAAGGAAGAATCGGGAGCTCACAATCGTTTCCGTGGCGCATACAAACATTCCTCCGAAGGAACCAGTTGTCTACAGCAAGCAAACGCAAACCATTCAGACAACGCACACATCCCACGACG GCTACTTTGAGACTGACTGGTGGCGTCCCAGGAAAG CTCATGCATTCGACTATTACG ACGAGTACAATCTAAATCCTGGTTTAGAATGGGAGGACGAATTTACAG TTTTGACATTTGATGATGGCCAAGCCGAAGACGAGGAAAACAGCTTGCCGCACATGGACGGTTTCCAGAGTAAGCTTCCACCAGGAATTCTTCCTCATGGATTGCCGCAGGTTAAAGAAGTCCAGCCTGCTGTTACACAGGTAGAGCAAGagaaacagaaagaaaaaCCGAAGAAGGAAG TACGAGAGCTTAGCGAAGAGGAGAAGCAAATGATTATCTTATCGGAGGACTTTCAACGATTTCTCGATCGTACTAGCAGGATTGTGGAGAGAGCATTGGGTGAATCTGTCGATATCTATACCGATTACACCGGCACAATGGACGGTGAAGATGGAAT GGACGAGAAGAGTCACCAACGACTCTGGCTAAATCGTTCGTTCATCTGCGAACGATGGTCCCGTAATCGTTGTGTGACTTCCATGGACTGGTCGCCGCAATTCCCCGAGCTTTTAGCAGCTTCGTATAATAACAATGATGACACACCGAACGATCCCGATGGAGTCTGTCTAATCTGGAACACGAAATTCAAGAAAACAACCCCGGAGTTTATCTTCCATTGTCAGTCACCCGTTATGTCTACCACGTTTGCCAGATTCCATCCGAATTTGATCCTGGGCGGCACTTACTCCGGCCAGATTGTACTTTGGGACAACCGAGTACAGAAGAGAACTCCAATTCAACGCACTCCATTGTCCGCTACCGCGCACACT CATCCGGTATACTGTTTGAGCGTCGTTGGAACGCAAAACGCGCACAATTTGATCAGTATTTCGACCGATGGCAAATTGTGCTCATGGAGTCTAGACATGTTGTCACAACCACAAGAGGCATTGGAATTACACACGAAGCAGTCGAAGGCGATTGCCGCCACGTGCTTGGCCTTTCCGCACGGTGACGTTAACAATTTCGTAATGGGAAGCGAGGACGGGACCGTTTATTCAG CCTGTCGACACGGTAGCCGCGCCGGATTGACGGAAACGTACGAAGGTCATCAAGGACCAGTCACTGGCATTAGCGCACACGCGGTGCAGGGTGGAATAGATTTCTCCCATCTGTTTCTAACATCCTCCCTCGACTGGACCATCAAACTCTGGAGTTTGAAAGAAAACAAGCCGCTATACTCTTTCGAACACAATGGTGACTATGTCTACGACGTCGCCTGGTCACCGACGCATCCGGCATTATTCGCTTCCGTTGACGATTCGGGCAGACTAGATCTGTGGAATCTGAACCAAGATACAGAGGTACCTACCGCCAGCGTCGTGGTCGACGGGTGTCCAGCTCTGAACAGAGTGTCTTGGACGCCGAGCGGGTTGCATGTTACCGTCGGTGACGATACTGGTAAAATATGGGTCTATGATGTCGCAGAG caTTTAGCTCATCCAAGGCTCGACGAATGGAACAAGTTCTTGTACACGCAACAGGATCTGAAGAACAACAAGGCGGATGAAGAACTGGATAAACTTAATCTTAGTTCCGGCCCGTCTTCTTTAACCTCTATGACATCCATTTCTTCAGTTCCtctgagataa
- the sw gene encoding cytoplasmic dynein 1 intermediate chain isoform X17 — MMSDRKAELERKKAKLQAIREEKERRRREKEQKDVEEATVRAAGTDKDQRKEIDAMLSSLGVAPVSDVLSSLSSMSSLTPEQSANATPDASLQPSSINSAQSAGRRKNRELTIVSVAHTNIPPKEPVVYSKQTQTIQTTHTSHDGYFETDWWRPRKAHAFDYYDEYNLNPGLEWEDEFTAEDEENSLPHMDGFQSKLPPGILPHGLPQVKEVQPAVTQVEQEKQKEKPKKEVRELSEEEKQMIILSEDFQRFLDRTSRIVERALGESVDIYTDYTGTMDGEDGMDEKSHQRLWLNRSFICERWSRNRCVTSMDWSPQFPELLAASYNNNDDTPNDPDGVCLIWNTKFKKTTPEFIFHCQSPVMSTTFARFHPNLILGGTYSGQIVLWDNRVQKRTPIQRTPLSATAHTHPVYCLSVVGTQNAHNLISISTDGKLCSWSLDMLSQPQEALELHTKQSKAIAATCLAFPHGDVNNFVMGSEDGTVYSACRHGSRAGLTETYEGHQGPVTGISAHAVQGGIDFSHLFLTSSLDWTIKLWSLKENKPLYSFEHNGDYVYDVAWSPTHPALFASVDDSGRLDLWNLNQDTEVPTASVVVDGCPALNRVSWTPSGLHVTVGDDTGKIWVYDVAEHLAHPRLDEWNKFLYTQQDLKNNKADEELDKLNLSSGPSSLTSMTSISSVPLR; from the exons ATGATGTCTGATCGGAAAGCTGAGTTAGAGAGGAAGAAGGCAAAACTGCAGGCTATTagggaagaaaaagaaaggcgCAGAAGGGAAAAAGAACAGAAAgat GTAGAGGAAGCAACTGTCCGTGCTGCCGGCACGGATAAAGATCAACGCAAGGAGATAGATGCAATGTTGTCCTCCTTGGGTGTAGCACCGGTATCAG ATGTACTGTCTAGTTTATCTAGCATGAGTTCTTTAACACCTGAACAAAGTGCCAATGCTACACCAGATGCCAGTTTACAACCATCTAGTATAAACTCTGCTCAAAG TGCAGGACGAAGGAAGAATCGGGAGCTCACAATCGTTTCCGTGGCGCATACAAACATTCCTCCGAAGGAACCAGTTGTCTACAGCAAGCAAACGCAAACCATTCAGACAACGCACACATCCCACGACG GCTACTTTGAGACTGACTGGTGGCGTCCCAGGAAAG CTCATGCATTCGACTATTACG ACGAGTACAATCTAAATCCTGGTTTAGAATGGGAGGACGAATTTACAG CCGAAGACGAGGAAAACAGCTTGCCGCACATGGACGGTTTCCAGAGTAAGCTTCCACCAGGAATTCTTCCTCATGGATTGCCGCAGGTTAAAGAAGTCCAGCCTGCTGTTACACAGGTAGAGCAAGagaaacagaaagaaaaaCCGAAGAAGGAAG TACGAGAGCTTAGCGAAGAGGAGAAGCAAATGATTATCTTATCGGAGGACTTTCAACGATTTCTCGATCGTACTAGCAGGATTGTGGAGAGAGCATTGGGTGAATCTGTCGATATCTATACCGATTACACCGGCACAATGGACGGTGAAGATGGAAT GGACGAGAAGAGTCACCAACGACTCTGGCTAAATCGTTCGTTCATCTGCGAACGATGGTCCCGTAATCGTTGTGTGACTTCCATGGACTGGTCGCCGCAATTCCCCGAGCTTTTAGCAGCTTCGTATAATAACAATGATGACACACCGAACGATCCCGATGGAGTCTGTCTAATCTGGAACACGAAATTCAAGAAAACAACCCCGGAGTTTATCTTCCATTGTCAGTCACCCGTTATGTCTACCACGTTTGCCAGATTCCATCCGAATTTGATCCTGGGCGGCACTTACTCCGGCCAGATTGTACTTTGGGACAACCGAGTACAGAAGAGAACTCCAATTCAACGCACTCCATTGTCCGCTACCGCGCACACT CATCCGGTATACTGTTTGAGCGTCGTTGGAACGCAAAACGCGCACAATTTGATCAGTATTTCGACCGATGGCAAATTGTGCTCATGGAGTCTAGACATGTTGTCACAACCACAAGAGGCATTGGAATTACACACGAAGCAGTCGAAGGCGATTGCCGCCACGTGCTTGGCCTTTCCGCACGGTGACGTTAACAATTTCGTAATGGGAAGCGAGGACGGGACCGTTTATTCAG CCTGTCGACACGGTAGCCGCGCCGGATTGACGGAAACGTACGAAGGTCATCAAGGACCAGTCACTGGCATTAGCGCACACGCGGTGCAGGGTGGAATAGATTTCTCCCATCTGTTTCTAACATCCTCCCTCGACTGGACCATCAAACTCTGGAGTTTGAAAGAAAACAAGCCGCTATACTCTTTCGAACACAATGGTGACTATGTCTACGACGTCGCCTGGTCACCGACGCATCCGGCATTATTCGCTTCCGTTGACGATTCGGGCAGACTAGATCTGTGGAATCTGAACCAAGATACAGAGGTACCTACCGCCAGCGTCGTGGTCGACGGGTGTCCAGCTCTGAACAGAGTGTCTTGGACGCCGAGCGGGTTGCATGTTACCGTCGGTGACGATACTGGTAAAATATGGGTCTATGATGTCGCAGAG caTTTAGCTCATCCAAGGCTCGACGAATGGAACAAGTTCTTGTACACGCAACAGGATCTGAAGAACAACAAGGCGGATGAAGAACTGGATAAACTTAATCTTAGTTCCGGCCCGTCTTCTTTAACCTCTATGACATCCATTTCTTCAGTTCCtctgagataa
- the sw gene encoding cytoplasmic dynein 1 intermediate chain isoform X22 gives MMSDRKAELERKKAKLQAIREEKERRRREKEQKDVEEATVRAAGTDKDQRKEIDAMLSSLGVAPVSDVLSSLSSMSSLTPEQSANATPDASLQPSSINSAQSAGRRKNRELTIVSVAHTNIPPKEPVVYSKQTQTIQTTHTSHDDEYNLNPGLEWEDEFTVLTFDDGQAEDEENSLPHMDGFQSKLPPGILPHGLPQVKEVQPAVTQVEQEKQKEKPKKEVRELSEEEKQMIILSEDFQRFLDRTSRIVERALGESVDIYTDYTGTMDGEDGMDEKSHQRLWLNRSFICERWSRNRCVTSMDWSPQFPELLAASYNNNDDTPNDPDGVCLIWNTKFKKTTPEFIFHCQSPVMSTTFARFHPNLILGGTYSGQIVLWDNRVQKRTPIQRTPLSATAHTHPVYCLSVVGTQNAHNLISISTDGKLCSWSLDMLSQPQEALELHTKQSKAIAATCLAFPHGDVNNFVMGSEDGTVYSACRHGSRAGLTETYEGHQGPVTGISAHAVQGGIDFSHLFLTSSLDWTIKLWSLKENKPLYSFEHNGDYVYDVAWSPTHPALFASVDDSGRLDLWNLNQDTEVPTASVVVDGCPALNRVSWTPSGLHVTVGDDTGKIWVYDVAEHLAHPRLDEWNKFLYTQQDLKNNKADEELDKLNLSSGPSSLTSMTSISSVPLR, from the exons ATGATGTCTGATCGGAAAGCTGAGTTAGAGAGGAAGAAGGCAAAACTGCAGGCTATTagggaagaaaaagaaaggcgCAGAAGGGAAAAAGAACAGAAAgat GTAGAGGAAGCAACTGTCCGTGCTGCCGGCACGGATAAAGATCAACGCAAGGAGATAGATGCAATGTTGTCCTCCTTGGGTGTAGCACCGGTATCAG ATGTACTGTCTAGTTTATCTAGCATGAGTTCTTTAACACCTGAACAAAGTGCCAATGCTACACCAGATGCCAGTTTACAACCATCTAGTATAAACTCTGCTCAAAG TGCAGGACGAAGGAAGAATCGGGAGCTCACAATCGTTTCCGTGGCGCATACAAACATTCCTCCGAAGGAACCAGTTGTCTACAGCAAGCAAACGCAAACCATTCAGACAACGCACACATCCCACGACG ACGAGTACAATCTAAATCCTGGTTTAGAATGGGAGGACGAATTTACAG TTTTGACATTTGATGATGGCCAAGCCGAAGACGAGGAAAACAGCTTGCCGCACATGGACGGTTTCCAGAGTAAGCTTCCACCAGGAATTCTTCCTCATGGATTGCCGCAGGTTAAAGAAGTCCAGCCTGCTGTTACACAGGTAGAGCAAGagaaacagaaagaaaaaCCGAAGAAGGAAG TACGAGAGCTTAGCGAAGAGGAGAAGCAAATGATTATCTTATCGGAGGACTTTCAACGATTTCTCGATCGTACTAGCAGGATTGTGGAGAGAGCATTGGGTGAATCTGTCGATATCTATACCGATTACACCGGCACAATGGACGGTGAAGATGGAAT GGACGAGAAGAGTCACCAACGACTCTGGCTAAATCGTTCGTTCATCTGCGAACGATGGTCCCGTAATCGTTGTGTGACTTCCATGGACTGGTCGCCGCAATTCCCCGAGCTTTTAGCAGCTTCGTATAATAACAATGATGACACACCGAACGATCCCGATGGAGTCTGTCTAATCTGGAACACGAAATTCAAGAAAACAACCCCGGAGTTTATCTTCCATTGTCAGTCACCCGTTATGTCTACCACGTTTGCCAGATTCCATCCGAATTTGATCCTGGGCGGCACTTACTCCGGCCAGATTGTACTTTGGGACAACCGAGTACAGAAGAGAACTCCAATTCAACGCACTCCATTGTCCGCTACCGCGCACACT CATCCGGTATACTGTTTGAGCGTCGTTGGAACGCAAAACGCGCACAATTTGATCAGTATTTCGACCGATGGCAAATTGTGCTCATGGAGTCTAGACATGTTGTCACAACCACAAGAGGCATTGGAATTACACACGAAGCAGTCGAAGGCGATTGCCGCCACGTGCTTGGCCTTTCCGCACGGTGACGTTAACAATTTCGTAATGGGAAGCGAGGACGGGACCGTTTATTCAG CCTGTCGACACGGTAGCCGCGCCGGATTGACGGAAACGTACGAAGGTCATCAAGGACCAGTCACTGGCATTAGCGCACACGCGGTGCAGGGTGGAATAGATTTCTCCCATCTGTTTCTAACATCCTCCCTCGACTGGACCATCAAACTCTGGAGTTTGAAAGAAAACAAGCCGCTATACTCTTTCGAACACAATGGTGACTATGTCTACGACGTCGCCTGGTCACCGACGCATCCGGCATTATTCGCTTCCGTTGACGATTCGGGCAGACTAGATCTGTGGAATCTGAACCAAGATACAGAGGTACCTACCGCCAGCGTCGTGGTCGACGGGTGTCCAGCTCTGAACAGAGTGTCTTGGACGCCGAGCGGGTTGCATGTTACCGTCGGTGACGATACTGGTAAAATATGGGTCTATGATGTCGCAGAG caTTTAGCTCATCCAAGGCTCGACGAATGGAACAAGTTCTTGTACACGCAACAGGATCTGAAGAACAACAAGGCGGATGAAGAACTGGATAAACTTAATCTTAGTTCCGGCCCGTCTTCTTTAACCTCTATGACATCCATTTCTTCAGTTCCtctgagataa
- the sw gene encoding cytoplasmic dynein 1 intermediate chain isoform X3, with protein sequence MMSDRKAELERKKAKLQAIREEKERRRREKEQKDVEEATVRAAGTDKDQRKEIDAMLSSLGVAPVSDVLSSLSSMSSLTPEQSANATPDASLQPSSINSAQSAGRRKNRELTIVSVAHTNIPPKEPVVYSKQTQTIQTTHTSHDGLSTSSSAYTIYSSCSTTTPTHSCSAGYFETDWWRPRKGGSAPNYLSHAFDYYDEYNLNPGLEWEDEFTAEDEENSLPHMDGFQSKLPPGILPHGLPQVKEVQPAVTQVEQEKQKEKPKKEVRELSEEEKQMIILSEDFQRFLDRTSRIVERALGESVDIYTDYTGTMDGEDGMDEKSHQRLWLNRSFICERWSRNRCVTSMDWSPQFPELLAASYNNNDDTPNDPDGVCLIWNTKFKKTTPEFIFHCQSPVMSTTFARFHPNLILGGTYSGQIVLWDNRVQKRTPIQRTPLSATAHTHPVYCLSVVGTQNAHNLISISTDGKLCSWSLDMLSQPQEALELHTKQSKAIAATCLAFPHGDVNNFVMGSEDGTVYSACRHGSRAGLTETYEGHQGPVTGISAHAVQGGIDFSHLFLTSSLDWTIKLWSLKENKPLYSFEHNGDYVYDVAWSPTHPALFASVDDSGRLDLWNLNQDTEVPTASVVVDGCPALNRVSWTPSGLHVTVGDDTGKIWVYDVAEHLAHPRLDEWNKFLYTQQDLKNNKADEELDKLNLSSGPSSLTSMTSISSVPLR encoded by the exons ATGATGTCTGATCGGAAAGCTGAGTTAGAGAGGAAGAAGGCAAAACTGCAGGCTATTagggaagaaaaagaaaggcgCAGAAGGGAAAAAGAACAGAAAgat GTAGAGGAAGCAACTGTCCGTGCTGCCGGCACGGATAAAGATCAACGCAAGGAGATAGATGCAATGTTGTCCTCCTTGGGTGTAGCACCGGTATCAG ATGTACTGTCTAGTTTATCTAGCATGAGTTCTTTAACACCTGAACAAAGTGCCAATGCTACACCAGATGCCAGTTTACAACCATCTAGTATAAACTCTGCTCAAAG TGCAGGACGAAGGAAGAATCGGGAGCTCACAATCGTTTCCGTGGCGCATACAAACATTCCTCCGAAGGAACCAGTTGTCTACAGCAAGCAAACGCAAACCATTCAGACAACGCACACATCCCACGACG GACTGTCCACATCGTCCTCTGCATACACCATCTACTCCTCCTGTTCAACAACAACACCAACTCACTCTTGCTCCGCAGGCTACTTTGAGACTGACTGGTGGCGTCCCAGGAAAGGTGGGTCTGCACCAAACTACCTAT CTCATGCATTCGACTATTACG ACGAGTACAATCTAAATCCTGGTTTAGAATGGGAGGACGAATTTACAG CCGAAGACGAGGAAAACAGCTTGCCGCACATGGACGGTTTCCAGAGTAAGCTTCCACCAGGAATTCTTCCTCATGGATTGCCGCAGGTTAAAGAAGTCCAGCCTGCTGTTACACAGGTAGAGCAAGagaaacagaaagaaaaaCCGAAGAAGGAAG TACGAGAGCTTAGCGAAGAGGAGAAGCAAATGATTATCTTATCGGAGGACTTTCAACGATTTCTCGATCGTACTAGCAGGATTGTGGAGAGAGCATTGGGTGAATCTGTCGATATCTATACCGATTACACCGGCACAATGGACGGTGAAGATGGAAT GGACGAGAAGAGTCACCAACGACTCTGGCTAAATCGTTCGTTCATCTGCGAACGATGGTCCCGTAATCGTTGTGTGACTTCCATGGACTGGTCGCCGCAATTCCCCGAGCTTTTAGCAGCTTCGTATAATAACAATGATGACACACCGAACGATCCCGATGGAGTCTGTCTAATCTGGAACACGAAATTCAAGAAAACAACCCCGGAGTTTATCTTCCATTGTCAGTCACCCGTTATGTCTACCACGTTTGCCAGATTCCATCCGAATTTGATCCTGGGCGGCACTTACTCCGGCCAGATTGTACTTTGGGACAACCGAGTACAGAAGAGAACTCCAATTCAACGCACTCCATTGTCCGCTACCGCGCACACT CATCCGGTATACTGTTTGAGCGTCGTTGGAACGCAAAACGCGCACAATTTGATCAGTATTTCGACCGATGGCAAATTGTGCTCATGGAGTCTAGACATGTTGTCACAACCACAAGAGGCATTGGAATTACACACGAAGCAGTCGAAGGCGATTGCCGCCACGTGCTTGGCCTTTCCGCACGGTGACGTTAACAATTTCGTAATGGGAAGCGAGGACGGGACCGTTTATTCAG CCTGTCGACACGGTAGCCGCGCCGGATTGACGGAAACGTACGAAGGTCATCAAGGACCAGTCACTGGCATTAGCGCACACGCGGTGCAGGGTGGAATAGATTTCTCCCATCTGTTTCTAACATCCTCCCTCGACTGGACCATCAAACTCTGGAGTTTGAAAGAAAACAAGCCGCTATACTCTTTCGAACACAATGGTGACTATGTCTACGACGTCGCCTGGTCACCGACGCATCCGGCATTATTCGCTTCCGTTGACGATTCGGGCAGACTAGATCTGTGGAATCTGAACCAAGATACAGAGGTACCTACCGCCAGCGTCGTGGTCGACGGGTGTCCAGCTCTGAACAGAGTGTCTTGGACGCCGAGCGGGTTGCATGTTACCGTCGGTGACGATACTGGTAAAATATGGGTCTATGATGTCGCAGAG caTTTAGCTCATCCAAGGCTCGACGAATGGAACAAGTTCTTGTACACGCAACAGGATCTGAAGAACAACAAGGCGGATGAAGAACTGGATAAACTTAATCTTAGTTCCGGCCCGTCTTCTTTAACCTCTATGACATCCATTTCTTCAGTTCCtctgagataa